In Solobacterium moorei, a single genomic region encodes these proteins:
- a CDS encoding NCS2 family permease, producing the protein MLEKLFHLKENGTTVKTELIAGITTFITMVYILALNPSILSASGMDAGSILTATAVASAIACFCMAAFSNMPFALSAGLGLNAYFAYTVCGVMGYPWQVALTAVLVEGIIFIVMSLTNVREAIFNAIPVQLKVAVSVGIGFFIAFIGVQNAGIIVDGATLVSLYSFTNGFANGTFASQGVGVILCMIGVVSIVVMLIKGVKGYMLWGILLTWVLGIICQLLGIYVPNPELGYYSLIPTAFFSMPNSIAPTFFQFDFAFVASHLANFVVVVFAFLFVDIFDTLGTVIGCASKANMLDKDGKLPKIKGVLLADAVGTTAGAILGTSTITTFVESSSGITEGGRTGLTSVTTGILFLAALFLSPLFLTIPSFATAPALIVVGFLMMQQVVNIEWNDITKAFPSFVCITMMGFAYSISEGIAFGFISYTFIHVITGKAKEISLLMYILTGLFILKFFII; encoded by the coding sequence ATGTTAGAAAAGTTATTTCATTTAAAGGAAAACGGCACAACAGTTAAAACAGAATTGATTGCTGGTATCACAACATTTATTACAATGGTTTACATTCTTGCGCTCAATCCATCCATCTTAAGTGCTTCTGGTATGGATGCAGGTTCCATCTTGACAGCGACTGCAGTCGCATCCGCAATTGCATGTTTCTGCATGGCTGCGTTTTCAAATATGCCATTTGCATTATCTGCTGGTTTAGGTTTGAATGCTTACTTCGCATACACAGTATGTGGTGTTATGGGTTATCCGTGGCAGGTTGCGTTAACAGCAGTACTTGTGGAAGGCATTATCTTCATCGTGATGTCACTAACAAATGTTCGTGAAGCAATTTTCAATGCAATTCCAGTACAGCTAAAGGTAGCTGTATCTGTAGGTATTGGTTTCTTCATCGCATTCATCGGTGTACAAAATGCAGGTATCATCGTTGATGGTGCAACACTAGTTAGTTTATATTCATTCACAAATGGTTTCGCAAATGGAACGTTCGCATCACAAGGTGTAGGTGTCATCTTATGCATGATTGGTGTTGTATCGATCGTTGTGATGTTAATCAAGGGTGTTAAGGGATACATGTTATGGGGTATCTTACTTACTTGGGTATTGGGTATTATCTGCCAGTTATTAGGTATCTATGTACCAAATCCAGAACTAGGTTACTATTCATTAATCCCAACAGCATTCTTCTCAATGCCAAATTCTATCGCTCCTACATTCTTCCAATTTGACTTTGCGTTTGTGGCAAGTCACCTTGCGAATTTTGTAGTAGTTGTATTTGCATTCTTATTCGTTGATATTTTCGATACACTTGGAACAGTTATCGGATGTGCTTCTAAGGCAAATATGTTAGACAAGGATGGTAAACTACCAAAGATTAAGGGTGTGCTATTAGCTGACGCTGTTGGTACAACAGCAGGTGCTATCTTAGGTACATCTACAATCACAACATTCGTTGAATCTTCTTCTGGTATTACTGAAGGTGGTAGAACAGGTTTAACAAGTGTTACAACAGGTATCCTATTCTTAGCTGCTTTATTCTTATCTCCATTATTCTTAACAATTCCTTCCTTTGCGACAGCACCTGCATTAATCGTTGTTGGTTTCTTGATGATGCAGCAGGTTGTTAACATTGAATGGAATGATATCACAAAGGCATTCCCAAGCTTTGTATGTATTACAATGATGGGCTTTGCGTATTCTATTTCTGAAGGTATCGCATTTGGCTTTATCTCTTACACTTTCATTCATGTAATTACAGGTAAGGCTAAGGAAATTTCACTCTTGATGTATATTCTTACAGGATTATTCATCTTGAAGTTCTTCATTATCTAA
- the pfkB gene encoding 1-phosphofructokinase produces MIYTVTMNPSLDYIVQLETFEEGKLNRSIFEQIDVGGKGINVSIALKHLGRISTPLGYLAGFTGDEIERRVSSHGLIPEFIKLDHGESRINIKMKHEIETEINASGPTVEKDDIEKLYVKLEHLTDGDVLILSGSMAAGVDQNFYADVMKFLAGRKIRIIVDAGGSVLKTVLPYCPYLIKPNQQELSEIFSETVLENQMEEYACKLVSMGAQNVLVSLGNQGALLVNHKVYRCNAPSGEVINSVGAGDSMVAAFLTSKLNGEDDQTALKKSVAMGSATAFSYGIADQEAVDLLYKEMVK; encoded by the coding sequence ATGATTTATACAGTAACGATGAATCCTTCGCTGGATTATATTGTGCAATTAGAAACATTTGAGGAAGGAAAGCTGAATCGTTCCATCTTTGAACAGATTGATGTTGGTGGGAAAGGAATTAATGTGTCCATTGCCTTGAAACATCTAGGAAGAATTAGTACACCACTGGGTTATTTGGCTGGTTTTACTGGGGATGAGATTGAACGTCGTGTGAGTAGTCATGGACTTATTCCAGAGTTTATTAAGTTAGATCATGGAGAATCTCGTATCAATATCAAGATGAAGCATGAAATAGAAACAGAAATTAATGCCAGTGGCCCTACGGTTGAAAAAGATGATATTGAAAAGTTATATGTAAAGTTGGAACATCTTACAGATGGGGATGTACTCATTCTTTCTGGTAGTATGGCAGCAGGTGTTGACCAAAATTTTTATGCGGATGTAATGAAATTTCTAGCAGGAAGAAAGATACGTATCATTGTAGATGCAGGAGGTAGTGTATTGAAGACGGTACTTCCATATTGTCCATACTTGATCAAACCAAATCAACAGGAATTATCAGAGATATTTTCTGAAACTGTCTTAGAAAATCAAATGGAAGAATATGCATGCAAGCTAGTATCTATGGGTGCACAGAATGTGCTTGTTTCATTAGGGAATCAGGGTGCACTCCTAGTAAATCACAAGGTATATCGCTGCAATGCACCGAGTGGAGAAGTAATCAATTCTGTAGGTGCAGGAGATTCAATGGTAGCTGCGTTTTTAACAAGTAAATTAAATGGAGAAGATGATCAAACAGCACTCAAAAAGTCAGTTGCGATGGGTTCGGCTACTGCCTTCTCCTATGGGATTGCAGACCAGGAAGCTGTAGATTTACTGTACAAAGAGATGGTGAAATAA
- a CDS encoding alanyl-tRNA editing protein → MNEFQEYYYRHPYIKELDTVVLYCHACKDGYELVLKDTIFYPEGGGQPCDKGTIQGVEVIAVQREKERIVHITKQPLAPGENVHCEIDWEYRFDLMQNHTGEHIFSGVVKQLYGYSNVGFHMGEYICADFNGNLTEENIEEVERRVNQAIWTNLCVQEILCSPSETAKYDYRSKIAIEGTTRIISIDGYDMCACCGMHVKNTGEIGICKVINFEKSRNKTRVFLLSGRRAFAYLSHIHQENSSISKLLSAKPLEISTAVSHLQQRYVDVQKSYRTVSMEMMMKDADQIPIQDAIIYTSVLADSEGMRAFCNRCIEMGISTVMVIAKTEVGYAYVIMSHTIDLLSIRAEFNADIHAKGGGNREMMQGSCTASPTEISIAFHAVTGISMHIVS, encoded by the coding sequence ATGAATGAATTTCAAGAATATTATTATCGTCATCCTTACATAAAAGAATTGGATACAGTCGTTTTGTATTGCCATGCATGCAAGGATGGCTATGAACTTGTTTTGAAAGATACGATCTTTTATCCGGAAGGTGGTGGACAGCCTTGTGATAAAGGTACAATCCAAGGCGTTGAAGTAATCGCTGTACAACGAGAAAAAGAAAGGATTGTACATATCACAAAACAACCACTTGCACCAGGAGAAAATGTTCACTGTGAAATTGATTGGGAGTATCGTTTTGATTTAATGCAGAATCATACAGGAGAACATATCTTTTCTGGTGTTGTAAAACAGTTATATGGATATTCCAATGTTGGTTTTCATATGGGTGAATATATCTGTGCTGATTTTAATGGGAATCTAACAGAAGAGAATATTGAAGAAGTTGAAAGACGTGTTAACCAAGCGATTTGGACGAATCTTTGCGTACAGGAAATCCTCTGTTCTCCGAGTGAAACAGCGAAGTATGATTATCGCTCTAAGATTGCGATAGAAGGTACTACGCGCATTATTTCAATTGATGGCTATGACATGTGCGCATGTTGTGGTATGCATGTTAAAAATACGGGTGAAATTGGAATCTGTAAGGTGATAAACTTTGAAAAGTCACGCAATAAAACAAGAGTCTTCTTGTTGAGTGGAAGAAGAGCATTTGCCTACCTTAGTCACATTCACCAAGAAAATAGTAGCATTTCAAAGCTGTTGTCCGCTAAACCGCTAGAGATATCGACAGCTGTAAGCCATCTTCAACAGCGTTATGTAGATGTACAGAAATCATATCGCACTGTCTCGATGGAAATGATGATGAAGGACGCAGACCAAATCCCTATACAAGATGCGATTATATATACTTCTGTCCTTGCGGATTCTGAAGGAATGCGTGCATTCTGTAATCGTTGTATTGAGATGGGAATCTCTACAGTAATGGTGATTGCGAAAACAGAAGTGGGATATGCTTATGTCATCATGAGTCATACGATTGATTTACTATCTATTCGTGCTGAATTCAACGCGGATATCCACGCTAAGGGTGGCGGAAATCGTGAAATGATGCAGGGTAGTTGTACGGCAAGTCCGACAGAAATTTCTATCGCATTTCATGCTGTAACTGGAATCTCAATGCATATCGTTTCCTAA